Proteins encoded together in one Chloroflexota bacterium window:
- a CDS encoding LOG family protein has product MQPDTTPRFITVFGGSQATPDGALYRQARELGRRLAEAGFGVISGGYGGTMEAVSRGAREAGGLTVGVTLATFDRMALRPNSYLTAEQKAPNYLDRLAELARRASGFIALKGGIGTLSEVSITLSLLQIGELPFKPVVLLGECWAAYLDTVRQWFMLRPDDLAPVYMAADAAQAVAWLRRVLA; this is encoded by the coding sequence ATGCAGCCCGACACGACACCCCGCTTCATCACCGTCTTCGGCGGGTCGCAGGCCACGCCCGACGGCGCTCTCTACCGCCAGGCCCGCGAACTGGGCCGTCGCCTGGCCGAGGCCGGGTTCGGCGTCATCAGCGGCGGCTACGGTGGCACGATGGAAGCCGTCAGCAGGGGCGCGCGCGAGGCCGGCGGCCTCACCGTGGGCGTTACCCTGGCCACCTTTGACCGCATGGCGCTCCGCCCCAACTCGTACCTGACAGCGGAGCAGAAAGCCCCCAACTATCTGGACAGGCTTGCCGAACTCGCGCGGCGCGCCAGCGGGTTCATCGCCCTCAAAGGCGGCATCGGCACGCTGTCCGAAGTCTCCATCACCCTCAGCCTATTGCAAATCGGCGAACTCCCGTTCAAGCCCGTGGTGCTGCTGGGCGAATGCTGGGCGGCCTACCTGGACACCGTCCGTCAGTGGTTCATGCTGCGCCCCGACGACCTGGCGCCCGTGTACATGGCCGCCGACGCCGCCCAAGCCGTGGCGTGGCTGCGCCGAGTTCTAGCGTGA
- the rsmD gene encoding 16S rRNA (guanine(966)-N(2))-methyltransferase RsmD, producing MRVITGTAKGRKLASVPGQSTRPITDRVKEALFNILAQDVANARVLDLFAGTGSVGIEALSRGAREVWFVDREWQAVRTIKANLEATGLAARARVVRQDAFRLLRQVAGREAFDIVYVAPPQYQGLWAKALAALDEADVLAPGAVVVAQIHPKEYAELPLARLRLADRRRYGSTELCFYRVAEPHEPQPGG from the coding sequence ATGCGCGTAATCACAGGAACGGCCAAAGGGAGAAAACTGGCGTCCGTGCCGGGCCAGAGCACCCGCCCCATCACCGACCGCGTCAAAGAGGCCCTATTCAACATCCTGGCGCAGGATGTGGCCAACGCGCGCGTGCTGGACCTCTTCGCCGGCACCGGCAGCGTGGGCATTGAGGCGCTCAGCCGTGGCGCGCGCGAGGTCTGGTTCGTGGACCGGGAATGGCAGGCCGTGCGGACCATTAAGGCGAACCTGGAGGCCACGGGCCTTGCCGCGCGCGCCAGGGTCGTGCGACAGGATGCCTTCCGCCTGCTGCGCCAGGTGGCCGGCAGGGAAGCCTTTGACATCGTATACGTGGCCCCGCCCCAGTACCAGGGGCTATGGGCCAAGGCGCTGGCGGCGCTGGACGAGGCCGACGTGCTGGCTCCGGGCGCCGTCGTCGTCGCCCAGATTCACCCCAAGGAGTACGCCGAGTTGCCGCTTGCACGCCTGCGCCTGGCCGATCGGCGGCGGTACGGGAGTACCGAACTCTGCTTCTACCGTGTCGCCGAACCCCACGAACCCCAACCAGGAGGGTGA
- a CDS encoding radical SAM protein has protein sequence MSDWRSIQALRRLLAQETGVISKDWGGRIPIALVYPNTYYVGMSALGFQTLYRLLNARDDLVAERVFWDEKAPGPALSLESQRPLGEFPFIAFSVTYELDYFHVLLMLRRAGIPVRADERDEGDPIVLMGGPAVTANPLPLAPIADAIYIGEVEPSLEPLIAALQSRVERTRAETLQALSRAPGCYVPAYPRLPVARQWLRDVDAFPTHSAVLTRRTEFGDMFLIEIARGCGRGCRFCLAGYVYRPMRERSLDALVAQARAGLAYRNKIGLVSAAVSDYSRRDELVARLREMGARISVSSLRADSLSPALLQALTESGARTLTFAPEAGSERLRRVINKNISEEQILAAATLAGQARFPELKLYFMFGLPGETEHDIDELCRLTGGIARTFGGRVTVNLSPFVPKAHTPFARAPMLPAPDLERRLAAVRARLRTAGVPVKADSVAWARVQGVLARGGAELADVLASMEAVSLPAWRAALAARGLSEDEYLEPVPPSRRLPWEGVVASGVSNAYLAQEQRAAEQARTSAACPPSGCTRCGVCP, from the coding sequence ATGAGCGATTGGCGTTCCATCCAGGCGTTGCGCAGGCTGCTGGCCCAGGAGACCGGCGTCATCTCCAAAGACTGGGGCGGGCGCATCCCCATCGCCCTCGTCTATCCCAACACCTACTACGTGGGCATGTCGGCGCTAGGGTTTCAAACCCTCTACCGGCTGCTGAACGCGCGGGACGACCTGGTCGCCGAGCGGGTCTTTTGGGACGAGAAGGCGCCAGGCCCGGCCCTGTCGCTGGAGTCCCAGCGGCCCCTGGGCGAATTCCCCTTCATCGCGTTCTCGGTTACCTACGAACTGGACTACTTCCACGTCCTGCTCATGCTGCGACGCGCCGGCATCCCCGTGCGCGCCGACGAGCGCGATGAGGGCGACCCCATCGTCCTCATGGGCGGCCCGGCGGTTACGGCCAACCCGCTCCCCCTGGCCCCCATCGCCGACGCCATCTACATCGGCGAGGTGGAGCCGTCGCTGGAACCGCTGATCGCGGCCCTGCAATCCCGCGTGGAGCGCACCCGCGCCGAGACGCTCCAGGCATTGAGCCGCGCCCCTGGATGCTACGTCCCCGCCTACCCGCGCCTGCCGGTGGCCCGCCAGTGGCTGCGCGACGTGGACGCCTTCCCCACCCACTCGGCCGTGCTGACGCGCCGCACCGAATTCGGCGACATGTTCCTGATAGAGATCGCGCGCGGCTGCGGGCGGGGATGCCGCTTCTGCCTGGCCGGGTACGTGTACCGTCCCATGCGCGAGCGAAGCCTGGACGCCCTGGTGGCGCAGGCGCGCGCGGGCCTTGCCTACCGCAACAAGATCGGGCTGGTCAGTGCTGCCGTGTCCGACTACTCGCGGCGGGATGAACTGGTCGCCCGCCTGCGCGAGATGGGAGCGAGAATCTCGGTCTCATCCCTGCGCGCCGATTCGCTGTCGCCGGCGCTGCTCCAGGCGCTGACCGAAAGCGGCGCGCGCACGCTGACCTTCGCCCCCGAAGCCGGGTCCGAACGCCTGCGCCGCGTGATCAACAAGAACATCTCCGAGGAGCAGATTCTCGCGGCGGCTACCCTGGCAGGCCAGGCTCGCTTCCCCGAACTCAAACTGTACTTCATGTTCGGCCTTCCGGGCGAGACGGAGCACGACATAGACGAGTTGTGCCGTTTGACCGGGGGCATCGCACGCACCTTCGGCGGCCGGGTAACCGTCAACCTGTCGCCGTTTGTGCCCAAGGCCCACACGCCCTTCGCCCGCGCCCCGATGCTCCCCGCTCCCGACCTGGAGCGCCGACTTGCCGCCGTTCGGGCGCGCCTGCGCACCGCGGGCGTCCCCGTCAAGGCCGACAGCGTGGCGTGGGCGCGCGTGCAGGGCGTCCTGGCGCGCGGAGGCGCGGAACTGGCCGACGTCCTCGCCAGCATGGAGGCGGTCTCACTGCCGGCGTGGCGTGCGGCGCTGGCGGCCCGCGGCCTGTCCGAGGACGAGTACCTGGAGCCGGTGCCGCCGTCCCGACGCCTGCCGTGGGAAGGCGTCGTCGCGTCGGGCGTCAGCAACGCCTACCTGGCACAGGAGCAGCGCGCCGCCGAGCAAGCCCGCACGTCGGCCGCGTGTCCCCCTTCGGGATGCACCCGCTGCGGCGTCTGCCCCTGA